The segment aatcttttgtaacattataaatgtctttactgccacttttgattgatttaatgcatccttgctgaataaaagtattcatttctttaatttcttttcaaaaaaataaaaataaaaattcttactgaccccaaacttttgaacggtagtgtataatgctacagaagctttgtatttcagataaatgctgttcttttgaactttctattcatcaaggaatcctgaaaaaaaaagtacacaactgttttcagcattgaaaataatcataaatgtttcttgagatgcaaatcagcatattagaatgatttctgaaggatcatgtgacactgaagacttgagtaacgatgctgaaaattcagctttgcatcacaggaataaattactttgtcaaatatatttaaatagtacacagttattttaaattgtattaatatttcacaatattactgttttttactgtatttttaattaaataaatgtagccttggtgagcagacgaaacttcttttaaaaacattaaaaatcttagtggttccaaacttttggactgtactgtatatatatatatagttgaaatatatatactgtatacatatatatatatatatatatatatatatatatatatatatatatggcataaTGTGAGATATATAcacttcttttatttttattttttttttatgtaataacCAGAATATTAAACTAGCATCAGGGCAATACTGTTAATGGCAAACTTGTATTTCACTTATGATTATCTATGGGAgaatcaaaaaaaaacaaaaaggaaaaaaaaaacaaaaaaaaacagagaacaTACTTAAAGCTTGTGAGTATTAAACGAACATGCAGAATATATTGCTAAAGGGCGAGATGTACAAGAATTGCTGATGGGCTAAATGCTGCAAAAATCGCCTGGAGTTTGACACAACTGGAAGTAATCAATATAGAGAGAGAAATTCAAGAGAGATTAATCAGTTCATGAATTtctaaaaaatgtgtttggttAGAAATCTAGGCACATCTGCCCTATACCCGGCGAGATTCAAAAATGAAGCAGTATTTGAATAATTGAAACGAGGGTGGGTTAGATCACAAACTGTGGACTCAAGGACATACTCTCCCatattttatgatgtttttgaaaagCTGAATGTACCATGAAGCCTGATGCAAAGAAAATGTGTTTGACTGTGAGGCCCCATAAGCCTGTGAGGGCATATTATTACCAATCTGAATGAAGACGGGCTCGCATGTAACATGAGTTTAGGATGGCGAAGCCACTGACCTCAAATACACCCCTGCTCTGAATATAGAGGCCTTATAGCGTTTGATTCGACTAGCGTTCTTGCATATTCATGGCCTTGCCGGGGATCAGTCAAGTATGGTGGAATTTACTTGATCTGCCACAACTAAAGTGTGTATTCAGACAGAAACCCCcaacccccccacccccaccacCGGAGGGACTGACCTCTAAAATCACTGTCTGAGAACAGGGAGCGCAAAAGATAAAAGAAAGGCAGAGATGAGTGAAAGGGGTGGGAAAGAGTTTCGTGGTGCTGAGCGGAATGCAGAATGGACCTCTGATGGTATTATGAGCCAtatggcccataaatatgttgTATTTTGACAAGCTTTTCTTTGATGCTGACATCATTCCCAGCCCCCTAAGCATCCCATTGACCTTCATCAACGAGCGTTTCCTGGGAGAAATGCATCTTTTAATGGTCGCTACAAATGTCCTTCCTCCTATTCATCAAGGCACATTCAGACATGATGTTTCTCAGACATCGAGATGGGGCCACTAAAGTTAAGTAATGCTGACATTTGTGCCACTGCTTTATAGCTAGCATGAGACACCAGAGCTTATGCACCAAATATGGGGCCAACGGATATGAGACATGATCTGATaatgctgtattttgtatttctgtATTTCAATATCTGGCGTCTGTTTTTCAGTAATGTCTCTCAGCTGCTTTCCAAGTGGTGTTTAGAATGACTAAGTAAgaagaaatattaaaaacaatagcttatttatgaaagcaaaaataatatttgccCAAAGTATGAGATTCTTAGATACTACATAACGAGCACTTCAGAAATGGAGATGATTCGGGATCGAAtaatttttttgaatgggttaTTTCAATAGTCTATACCTGTCAAAGCATACAGGATACCCTTAAGATGTACAGAGATAACATACATCTCTAAGGCATGCACTGTTATTTAACCTAATGTCTTTAAAACTTGAAGAGTTTTAAGTTTCATTCTccaaaagaacaaagaaaaaataGAAATCACAGAAAGATCAGGTCCAAACCTGCCCTGAGGTAGGTTTTGAACTGCTCAAAGAAAGGGTCGATTTCAGTTCGAAAGAGAGGATTATTGAgatcaattaaaatatatatagaaatcaattagattaatatatatatatatatatatatatatatatatatatatatatatatatatatatagtaactATATTATTGACAGTACAAGGCAATACATCTGAATACGATTTTACcacaaacatttcaaaaagaaTCTGATGCAAGGTTTCAAAACCTTCAACAAATATTTCTGCATTCAGAAGCAGGAGGACAACTTTGGCAGGGCAAATTACAAACCTAACTTGAATTATGTGTCATTCCATAATCTCACTATGTAAGCAGGCTTATGTATAATGCACCATGGCAGAGCGTTGCTTTtaactgcattttaaaataaaggcCTCATGGTGAAAATGGAACATCAGCTATGTGTGGGTGTCACCTTAAATTACCATGCACACAATGTATCTGAGTGGATATACTGTAATTTGTAAGAAATATGCAGAGGGGGATTTTCTTCAATAAGGACAAGAGCTCACAGTGGATGACATGATAttacagggggaaaaaaaacaagattGTCTGTTATTGAATACTAATGCTACACAAAAatgggagggaaaaaaaaaaaaaacaccatgttAAAACTATTTTGGGAAGCTACTTACTGATCATGTAGATAGTGTCCTATCTAGTGTCCTATCACTATCTACATGCTCAGTCTTGTTTGAATCTGGGCCTCTGGAGTCTTGCCAACTTCCATTCCTGACCCCAGTCCTGTGCTTTCTAACCTACTCGAGAAAATGGCTATGCGGCAGACTCGATGCCTggtcattaaaaacatgcaGTTGATAGGTAAAATGAATGGTGTTTCAAGCTATTAGTGAATATGCTTCTATTTAAGTCTCACGGTCCCACAGCTCTGTCTTCACCTTGATCTCTCTGACCTACAATCGCACAGCTCAGTCTTCCACTCTGCAAGAAAGACCAGTTGCCGCAGCAAAGCCACCTCTCTCTCCACCCCAATTTACATTTATGTCCCTCACCTGCTTTTATTTATTAGCTATTTTGCATTTGGCACATCTCCTCTGGAACCATAGACTGGAATACTAGTATTCAAATGAACCTTCATCTCATTAATGCCGGCAATTTCCCTCAGAGACAACTTATAATGTTTCCTTTGGACTGAGTTCGgaattctatttaaaaataatcatcCTTTCCCTACTATGTTACAAGTTTTAGCTCTAATGAGTTCTATCAAGCATTTCTGTGGGAAACAATTGTTTCAGCAGTGTGCATCTGTTCAGTTGCGCCTGTGGAACGCAACCCTATCTTGTTTGGTTTTCTGTCAAGCATGCTTGGTTTTGGCATGTCAATCAAGAACAAACATAGCTGTAATCTCAAGCTAGCACTCTTGTTTTTCGTACTCACAAAAAGTTGTTCTGCTAATAATTACTCTTTAGAATTGAACATCTGATTGGCAAAAGAAAGCTATCCAACATCTCGCTATCTGTCACAGTCTTCCTAATATGTAGAATGTTCCTTCAGTTGATAATTTGTGGCATTTTTCCAACAGCATTCTTCAGCGAAGAAGTGAAATGCCATGTTTGCTAATACGAGCACACAACCATAAAAGCAACAACCTTCcacttttttttagattttcattTGCATATTGCATCCTGACATGCATGCATCTTTGAGCCCTTGTTGAAGCTCAGAACATGTGACTGCCACCCTACATTCCACATCTTTCTCACGGAAGGACAGTACAAATGGGAGCTAGAGCAGCGAGTGGTTTAAGAAAGGAAGTTGTGAATTACCTGTCTGGTGTGGATTTGTCCAGGTGCCTTGAAGCTCCCTTGACAGCTGCACTCTGAAACGCTGTAGGGGTCGGAGCTGCTGGAGGAACATTTGGAGAGTGAGTCACAGCCCACCACGAATGTGTTGTCCAGTGGGAGTTCCTGGATGACATGATGCTTCTTGGGAGCCACAGGGGTCTCGGGTTTGATCTGGAATGTTGGCTGAGGGGAAGCGGATTTGTAGTGCTTGGCTAAGTCAGGACTGTCAGGTTTGAAGGTAGTCGGTGTGGTAGCCCAGTTGTACTTTCCCATTGTCTGCTCCTCAAGTTCAACAGGGAGGTCTAAGGTGCCATTGATGTGCTCATGAGTAGGGTCATCAGACTTGGGCTCCTCGATGGTTACAAAATTCAATAGCAAACTTTTTGGAgacctcttcttcttcttctttttctttttaatctgCCGACCTTCCTGGTTTGGTGATACCCACTCACCACTCTGCTTGCTCTTTTGGACAACTTTGTGTCTCGGTGTCTGTCGACAGCGTACCAAAGCAGTCACAAAGATCACCAAGATAACAGTCATAGTCCCAGCAATTATGGCAATAACAACAATTACGTAGCCATTGGTCTGGGGTGTCACATCGTTTTCCCCAATGTTCCGCTCCAAGGGCGTCTCCAAACTCTTGCGTAGTTGCTCCTGGATGAACGTGGCATTGGAGACAGTatcattcacaaacaaatgaacaaGGGCGATCGCATGCAAGGACTCAGGCTGTCCCAAATCCTTAACCTTTACCACCAGCCTATGGAGACCTTGGTCTGTCGCTATAATCTTCTCCTGCAGAGTAATGTTGCCTGTCGTTTTGTCAATGGCAAACAATCCTCTCGGCGACCCTCCAATAATACTATACTGCAGCTCTGCATTCATCCCAGTGTCATTGTCAATGGCAAACACTCTGGTCACCACAGATCCAGGGCTGGTGGTTGAAGGTACTAGATCATAGGAGTAGTTCGAAGAGGGGATGACAAACACCGGTCGATTGTCATTCACATCAACAACGTTTATGGTAACCTTGGCATATGAGGTGGTTTGCATTTGACCTGCGTCCACAGCCTTGACAACAAATGTGTAGGAACTTTGTTGCTCCCTGTCGAAGGTAATGTTTGGTTTGATCACCCCGGTTTTTGGGTCGATGATGAAATTGTCCTTTCCGTTTATGATCGAGAGGGTGACGACTGCATTGTCGCCAGCATCTGCATCCGTGACAGTGATCAAACCGACTGTTCCATACAAAGGCAGGTTCTCAGGCACATAGAAGTTGTACTCGGGATGGGTAAAGGCTGGACTGTTGTCATTTTGGTCTTGGACTATTAGCTTTACGGTGACGTTGCTTTGAAGAGGGGTAGAACCATTATCCCTGGCAATGACCGTAAATGAATACTTCTCCTGCTTCTCTCTATCCAGCCTTTTGACAACAGAAAGGATACCAGACCGGGGATCTATGTTAAACCCATCAGGAGCATCTGGACCAAGACTATAAATAATAAGGGCATTAGAACCACTATCTGCATCTGTCGCACTGATTTTTATCAACTGTGTGCCGGGGTCATTGTTTTCCGGAATGGACAACTGGATTTCAGGCTGAGGGAAAACTGGGACATTGTCATTCTCATCCTTGATTTTAATCAGAACCATTGCTGAAGTGTTCAAAGGAGGTTTCCCCGAGTCGGATGCGACTATTCTAATCGCATACTCTCGAGTGGTCTCATAATCTAAGGGTGCGGCAGTTTCGAGCAAAAACTGGTCATTGAAGACCGGCTTCAATCTGAAAGGTACATCATGATCAGTATAACAAGTCACTTTACCGTTCAGGTCCGCATCTCTGTCTGTCACCGTAATTAAAGCTATTTTTGTGTTAAGGGGGGCATTTTCAGACAACAGCACAGTGCCATTAACTAGATTAATTATATAACGGGTATCTATAGAGGGGACGTTGTCATTAATGTCTGTTACATTGACTATCACTGTAGCCCTTGAAGGCGTAGAGCTTCCGTCACTGGCCAGCACTATGAGCTTGTGCACTGGGTTGACTTCCCTGTCCAGTGGCTGCTTGACGGTAATCAGTCCAGTTGTGCTGTCAATAGCAAAATGTCGTTTGGTGGCAGGGGAGATTTGGTTGCTGAAGGAGAAGTGAATCTGAGCATTGGACCCCAGATCAGCATCTGTGGCATGAAGGTGAGTGACAGATGTTCCCATTGGGGCATTCTCAGGAACGTTTACCTCCACCTCGCTGTCCTTGAACACCGGCCGATTGTCATTCACATCTGAGACGGTCACCTGCAGAATGGCTGTGCTGGACTTTGGAGGGGTGCCACCATCCTCTACTTTAATTTTCATCACAAAGGTGTCCTTCGTCTCCCGATCGAGGCTCTGCTGAACTATGAGTTGGGGCCATTTGTCTCCTTCAGGCGTCTCAATGATGTCCAGGCCAAATTCGCTCACACtctggagaagaaaaaaaaataaaaataaaaaaatagcagTCTTGTAAACTGTTTGCAGTATATTTAAGCAAAAGCAGTACATCTTTAAAGTGTTTAGCTAAGTGTCAGTAAGAGGACACCTCCACTTGATGTTTACACTTGAACTAAAAATCCCATGGTGCATTTTTCCTTCTGTCAGTTGTTATTgatattgctgctgttgttgttgttgttgttattgtgccTATTACTATTTTGTCTTACTTTTAATGTATGTGAGAATGTTTGTTATGATAATCTGTCATTCAGAACTCACAGACACAAGTAAGAAACAAAAATACTAATGTGTTTGAGCCACTCATTTATTCTGGCTTTCAACGGATGTTGGCTTTAGCATCGGCATTAAACCTTGGGGTTAAATTTCTTTAATCCTATGAGAAAATGCACAAGGTCTTCAAAATATTTACTTGAAAAGCCCATCCGGGGGATATTATCCTATAAAGCAAACACTGGATCCCCACACAGTAAACAGTTCCATCGAGCacctaaaactaaaatatgtgCCATAAACGATGCACTGAACACTGTTTCTCCCCCCAAAAATAAATGGGTCTAAGATGTGGTAAACAATCAAAAATTGTTTGTTGGAGAAGGAAATTACCTTGTGTCGTTCTATATTTACTTGGGTGAGCATAAATCAATGCACATATTGCTGTCTGAAATATTACAGCAAGCCTTTTATTGACcctcatgattttttttttacaaccatTTGCCAGTCTGACATAAAATTGCAGATTTAACattcaaaaacaacattttctaCCAACCAATACAAGTAACAAAGCCACACTGCGTCTCATAGCAGTATAATACTGAAACAGTGAGTTCTAGCCCTATCCTCTGGTGTATTCTGCTTTGCTGCACACAACTTATTGTTTTACCCAACTAGCAAGACTCTGATTTAGTGTATGGAAGACAGCTTGTGCAGTTTCAAGTTCATATGTGAGGAAAGCAACAAAAAAGGAGTAAAAGAGATAAGCTTCCATTTTAAATATACTGCAAGACCACCACAGattaaagaaaaggaaaaacctGAACATTAAAGAAAGCCTTCAGCAAGGAGCTAAATCTAGGCAACAGCAAAGCCTTaggaaaatgaaaacaaatgcatatgTAATCCCCATGAGAAACCAGCTTCGACTGTTTCAAATAATTGCCTTCCTACCAAAACTAGCCCTAATATTAATGATTACAGATCAGGCTACATGGTACGGCAAAACATCACGCATATTCTATATTTCCACGGTTGGCGAGTGAGGGAGACAGGGGAACAGTGCCTGAATGAGAGTCAAGCACATTTGTGAAACAAAGAGGCTCTTTGAAGCTCTTTCAGTCAAAAACATTTTCACGCTAGAACAAGAAAAAGCAACTTCCTTAAGAGATAAGCTTCCTGCCGCACATAGAGCTGGGGAAGATTACTCTGTCTAGGCACATATTTCAAATGTGATTACGATATGTATATGCATTTCCCATGCTATGGGTAATCTAGAATCATTGAGTATGGTACTAACAAACCACGTTTTATTGGCACACTGCATGCAGCTACTGTACATGTTAACCACAATAGCAAAGTAAGCTTCGTACATGCTAAAATCATGTAACATCCCCCTTTTGGTGGGTCTTGGCACACTTTTGTGACCATCTGTGGTCTACTGTCAGTActatacaaaaacacacatactgtatatcaaCACTCATCCAAGACATAATTAGCATTAAAAACAGTAAGGTTATAAAAGGAACAATTCGCAGAACAGCTCTCCTTCCATATACAGTCAACAAAAATCAACAAAACTGACTGCTGTTGGAAATGTTTATATGAAAGTCAACACAAAAATATGTGAGAAGCGGATCTGTTTGGTGTGCTTTTGGTTACGATAAAGTGGGTTACGTTATAAATACATGCATGGTGACCAaaaggcctttttttttttttttacactaattATATATGACTTTCAGATTTATTCAGGGAGATAAAACATGGTTTAGCTAATGAGTCTGGTTTTAAAATATCTAGCAATGAGGGGGATCAATCATAATTTTGCAAGCCAGGCCCATAGAAAATGAGGCTGGGGAATTCTGATTATCTTCAGACAGACTCGGGTAGAGTCAAAAGAACATGAATCACAGGCCCAAGGGAGGTGACAAATGTCTGAAATTAATACAGGTAGTGCGTAAGAATCTACATATTCATACTAACCCTTGGAGCATTATGAGATACACATGGGATAAATCTCTTTCGTTCAAGTAAAAGACTGACAGGGGACGATACTGGGTGTAAGACAATGCCAAAAAAACTTGCTTAAACTGAACCCAGTTGTCTAGTGCAATCAAGAAATATATGCAAAAGCGAACGTCAGTTATAAATAACCGAAAAGAAAGCGGTATCCTAACAGTAGAATGTTAAGCATTAGTGGGCTTTTATTTTGCATAGTTCAACCCCAGAGTTTCTCTCAGCTTTGCAGACTTGCTGAAGTATCTGTTGTATGAATCAATGAGATGACCTTCTACAGCGACGACTCAGAATGAACTCGCTATCAACAACTGAGAAACTGAATATTTTAGACCCTTGTACCATTGCACTGTGTTAGAACACAgtataaagtaataaatacaaatgaataCTATCATACAACATATGAAGCCATAATTATGATGTACATTAAATTGTAGATTAATTTACAGTACTACCAACTACAATCAGATACAATTAGATTGAGACCAAAACACAAGCGCTGTCTCCTAGGTCAAACTTTGGCTGAAGAATCAGCCAGAAATTAGGTACAAATGAAACCTGGAACCAACTGACAGCCGGTAATGTGATTAAAATCTGCTGCTATTTCCCCAGCATCCACTATTGTCCAGAacacacagaaatcagtttaccTTATCCACTCATCCTGAAAGTTGATGCACTTTTACTCACACTGATTCTCAAGGgagtaaaattacaaaacatttgGTTTAATGAGCATCTATACTCTCATAAGCTAAGTGTTATAATTacttaattattacatttattttatatactgcAAATGTTTCCTAGGTAACAAACGTTTTTGTGGAAAGAGTCAGAACCCTTCAGCTCAACTCTTTGTTCAAAGAGGATGATATCTTTCTCAAGAATCAATCGTAAGCCTTTGTGGTGCAACATTCATAGAAACTCTTTATGACATGTTACTTGTCAGCCCTTGATCATTAATGCATCATCCGACGGGCTCTAGTCATTGTCTTGAACTGAAATAACTGGAGAAGTGAGAAGTGagaacttaaaaaataaaataaaatcgcactttcaataaataatttaagaTGAGCTAGTTTCTCTTCCATTTCAAGTTGAAATCAGACACAGATGAAAACCAAAATACTCATAAATTATTGAAAAGAAATGATAACTTTAATGCTGACCTTGACTCCCCAAAGAAGCAACCCAATGGAGACTTTGCTGCAATGAACGTGCCTCGAAAGGTGTTTTCTTAAGTTTTGACTGTGGCGTAGACCTAAACTGACAATACTAACAGTCCCAGGTGATTAAAAACCAAACAAATGGCTTCAAAGAAGAAAAACGGCTTTCTTAATGTGAGGTTAGAGTGCTTAAACGGCAGGGTAAAAATAACAATGAGTTGGGTGGAACCCACAACAGAAAAGTCAATATCGCTATCCCATGAGCCTGATCTGATCCACATGGCTCCAGATAGGACTTGTAAAGAGGTTCTCTTTAAGTGATAAAATCTCTTCTAATGGAAAGCACTCCTCCAGCCATGCATGGTATTACTTTCTGTAGGCTGACCTTGATAGTGTCCAGAGGTGCTTCTGTGCACCGTTCCAGGTGACATGGCAACACTAATGCTGATGGAACAATTAATATGGCACTGCAATTAAAACCGGGGTAGGCAATAACGGCCCTCTGTGTCATAAGCGAGGGCTTCCTCCTTAGGGGACATGACTGGAATGAGTAAAGAGCAGAAGAGGGATTGCTATCAGAGCTCTTTCAAAGCTATGTGTGCAGCAGCTGTGGCCCACAATGCTAATCATGCAGCTCCATGCTGACGGTGAGCCGGTCTAAACCATTACTGTGTGGGAGCTTCAGAGATTCGAACTCTCATAGGACCATGCAAACGCAGTCCAAGAGGTGGATTCACGGCCAGATGCTGCTCGTGGGATGCTTTCAACAACCTCAGAGGATGAAACATATCCTCCCTTTCCATTTCTGTTTACTTAGATCTACCCTCACCAAACTCGCATGCATGATTCATAAAAAGAAACACTACCCTTGCAGATGAAGAACAAATGAAATCATCTGAAAGGAAACACAGCCTTTAcatatttattgtaattttatgaGGCAACGCACTGGTCATTTTCCAAGCACAGGCAATCGAAAGAGCCGCAGCAGGCTtggcagagagaaagagagagggagagactctttaaaaatgcaaattggTAACTTAATCAGACATGAAAAGCAAGGATTCGGCTAATTCTCAAAAGAAAAGGTACAAATTACTCTTTCACACTTTAATGACAGTCTTGGGCTCTTTGTTTCACACTGTATTTGAATTTCACACTGTAtttgaattttaattaaaatacaggGCGACCTTTCTAGGGAATACCAGTTCATTCATTCAACTATGTTATGTCGCAATCTTCTTCCCAGACGAGGGTGCTTAGTGAA is part of the Megalobrama amblycephala isolate DHTTF-2021 linkage group LG23, ASM1881202v1, whole genome shotgun sequence genome and harbors:
- the pcdh11 gene encoding protocadherin-11 X-linked isoform X2 yields the protein MDLASEAHVLVVLLTCLFLMCRAQEKDYTVKEEQPENVRIGNLRKDLNLNLDPDVKLSSALQFKPVYKTGDVPLVKVEASTGEIFTTANRIDREKLCSGVFNEKRCFYEIEVAVLPDEIFRLVKIRFLIEDINDNAPLFQSTVINISIPENTAINSRYPVPSAFDPDIGINGIQHYELVKSVSEFGLDIIETPEGDKWPQLIVQQSLDRETKDTFVMKIKVEDGGTPPKSSTAILQVTVSDVNDNRPVFKDSEVEVNVPENAPMGTSVTHLHATDADLGSNAQIHFSFSNQISPATKRHFAIDSTTGLITVKQPLDREVNPVHKLIVLASDGSSTPSRATVIVNVTDINDNVPSIDTRYIINLVNGTVLLSENAPLNTKIALITVTDRDADLNGKVTCYTDHDVPFRLKPVFNDQFLLETAAPLDYETTREYAIRIVASDSGKPPLNTSAMVLIKIKDENDNVPVFPQPEIQLSIPENNDPGTQLIKISATDADSGSNALIIYSLGPDAPDGFNIDPRSGILSVVKRLDREKQEKYSFTVIARDNGSTPLQSNVTVKLIVQDQNDNSPAFTHPEYNFYVPENLPLYGTVGLITVTDADAGDNAVVTLSIINGKDNFIIDPKTGVIKPNITFDREQQSSYTFVVKAVDAGQMQTTSYAKVTINVVDVNDNRPVFVIPSSNYSYDLVPSTTSPGSVVTRVFAIDNDTGMNAELQYSIIGGSPRGLFAIDKTTGNITLQEKIIATDQGLHRLVVKVKDLGQPESLHAIALVHLFVNDTVSNATFIQEQLRKSLETPLERNIGENDVTPQTNGYVIVVIAIIAGTMTVILVIFVTALVRCRQTPRHKVVQKSKQSGEWVSPNQEGRQIKKKKKKKKRSPKSLLLNFVTIEEPKSDDPTHEHINGTLDLPVELEEQTMGKYNWATTPTTFKPDSPDLAKHYKSASPQPTFQIKPETPVAPKKHHVIQELPLDNTFVVGCDSLSKCSSSSSDPYSVSECSCQGSFKAPGQIHTRQETALKPPLYGTLCGTGTARSHRIKINL
- the pcdh11 gene encoding protocadherin-11 X-linked isoform X1 is translated as MDLASEAHVLVVLLTCLFLMCRAQEKDYTVKEEQPENVRIGNLRKDLNLNLDPDVKLSSALQFKPVYKTGDVPLVKVEASTGEIFTTANRIDREKLCSGVFNEKRCFYEIEVAVLPDEIFRLVKIRFLIEDINDNAPLFQSTVINISIPENTAINSRYPVPSAFDPDIGINGIQHYELVKSVSEFGLDIIETPEGDKWPQLIVQQSLDRETKDTFVMKIKVEDGGTPPKSSTAILQVTVSDVNDNRPVFKDSEVEVNVPENAPMGTSVTHLHATDADLGSNAQIHFSFSNQISPATKRHFAIDSTTGLITVKQPLDREVNPVHKLIVLASDGSSTPSRATVIVNVTDINDNVPSIDTRYIINLVNGTVLLSENAPLNTKIALITVTDRDADLNGKVTCYTDHDVPFRLKPVFNDQFLLETAAPLDYETTREYAIRIVASDSGKPPLNTSAMVLIKIKDENDNVPVFPQPEIQLSIPENNDPGTQLIKISATDADSGSNALIIYSLGPDAPDGFNIDPRSGILSVVKRLDREKQEKYSFTVIARDNGSTPLQSNVTVKLIVQDQNDNSPAFTHPEYNFYVPENLPLYGTVGLITVTDADAGDNAVVTLSIINGKDNFIIDPKTGVIKPNITFDREQQSSYTFVVKAVDAGQMQTTSYAKVTINVVDVNDNRPVFVIPSSNYSYDLVPSTTSPGSVVTRVFAIDNDTGMNAELQYSIIGGSPRGLFAIDKTTGNITLQEKIIATDQGLHRLVVKVKDLGQPESLHAIALVHLFVNDTVSNATFIQEQLRKSLETPLERNIGENDVTPQTNGYVIVVIAIIAGTMTVILVIFVTALVRCRQTPRHKVVQKSKQSGEWVSPNQEGRQIKKKKKKKKRSPKSLLLNFVTIEEPKSDDPTHEHINGTLDLPVELEEQTMGKYNWATTPTTFKPDSPDLAKHYKSASPQPTFQIKPETPVAPKKHHVIQELPLDNTFVVGCDSLSKCSSSSSDPYSVSECSCQGSFKAPGQIHTRQNQSQTPDKTFPVVPATCPHKQTQRRVTFHLPDGSQESCSDSGLGEQEPNSSASTTQPLPLGFPQEEYYEQTSPNSRTEGDGNSDPESTIEVNLQKALAEASETCTQECLILGHSDSCWMPPALTQFQTSSAATLPSFGFQQSWARGTKPDGRHTLGRSVPKDDLDKGSNRPQFYNTLERHCSKKEDPVKVIPLASFSAMSSPQTSAGGSAFLHEHQL